From Daucus carota subsp. sativus chromosome 6, DH1 v3.0, whole genome shotgun sequence, the proteins below share one genomic window:
- the LOC108224849 gene encoding disease resistance protein RUN1 isoform X2, producing MNVTRYAVGLDSRVKDIATLLSRDTEGVTKFGIYGMGGVGKTTLAKAVYNQLLESGRFKGSCFLADVRETSQTTEGLVSLQKQLIVDVHNGKTKVEVHNVDQGITFIRERISSAKVLVLIDDIYDLRQYKSLAGPFASGSVVIITTRDEEMLEKLHVEPEYRYLLKVLNKAQSRELFTKYAFEKAERHINLLALTEDILDLASGLPLALKIFGSHLSTKKEEGWKSYIETLRQHPNSTVGQKLVISLDALHSEDPMLKEIFLDIACFFIGWKKENAVKVMETSYSYTDVKIDTLKKRCLLTVNDRDELEMHDLLRDTGRNVARNNASTKPGEFSRLWLPEDILDVLKNHRGTEAIEAIIPHNLYFQNKLEGQSFTTETFKQMSKLRFLCISKVNLSGSFEQIFEDLRVLVWDGCPLKYFPSDFYPEKLVILELGQSNMRTLWSPNMVSNTFKMLKTLNMSYSQDLVRTPDFGKLPCLETLNFESCENLKEVDKSIGSLDRLVSLNLMGCVKLRCLPFTICNLRALEVLTTSWCSNLEALPIQMGYIESLTKLDAGTLNISRLPDSIGNFPKLVKLNLSNNKNLETLPDTIGNLRSLENLNIDSCSGLKALPSTIGEIETLKRIHMRGLTVSNFPDSIGKLSKLVNLDLSRNPNLETLPDTIGNLTTLESLDISACGKLETLPDHLWMMSSLTELDASFTTLLKELPDVGSNQIALSLQNLKLSDSGIIALPSGFSQLSNLESLVLSCCDHLVSIPKLPPSLKHIDANNCKSLERLPNLCDLKQLEKLNLRGCRGLKEILVLKELTALRELDVTDCTGLTEIQGLAELTSIRTLGMGGHCCLLAYKHLTKRLFQVYSQLGHQISVYGPRPLYWKGDTRWPDWIFESPNCSGQSTKFDSTMYAHLLPNESNDFMGMLLCFKSHLYNYRPTFGYSVDNTTSGFILSDKLSVPSVRDSLIVIVPKSVFSVRDDDSKVQVTADNALILGIHLLYKVDDVVRGNLRII from the exons ATGAATGTCACCAGATATGCAGTTGGATTAGATTCTCGTGTTAAAGACATAGCAACATTGTTGAGCCGTGACACAGAAGGCGTCACTAAGTTTGGTATATATGGTATGGGAGGTGTGGGCAAAACAACACTTGCCAAAGCTGTTTATAATCAGCTCCTGGAAAGTGGAAGGTTTAAGGGCAGCTGCTTCCTCGCTGACGTTAGGGAAACTTCTCAGACAACAGAAGGCCTGGTCTCTTTGCAAAAACAACTTATTGTTGATGTTCATAATGGTAAAACAAAAGTCGAGGTTCACAATGTTGACCAAGGAATTACTTTTATAAGAGAAAGGATCAGTTCAGCAAAGGTTCTGGTTCTTATTGATGATATATACGATCTTCGACAATATAAATCTTTAGCAGGACCATTCGCTTCTGGGAGTGTAGTTATTATAACTACAAGAGATGAAGAGATGCTAGAAAAACTTCACGTAGAACCAGAATATCGATACTTGTTAAAGGTGTTGAATAAAGCTCAGTCAAGGGAACTATTTACCAAATATGCATTTGAAAAGGCTGAGAGACACATCAATCTATTGGCCTTGACTGAAGACATTCTAGATCTTGCTAGTGGGCTTCCTCTGGCTCTCAAGATATTTGGATCCCATTTATCGACTAAGAAAGAGGAAGGTTGGAAATCATACATAGAGACTTTGCGCCAACATCCAAATAGCACTGTTGGGCAGAAACTTGTAATTAGCTTGGATGCCTTACACTCGGAGGATCCTATGCTAAAGGAAATATTCCTAGACATTGCTTGCTTTTTCATCGGGTGGAAGAAAGAGAATGCGGTTAAAGTAATGGAAACTTCTTATTCCTACACAGATGTAAAGATCGACACTCTTAAAAAAAGATGTTTACTCACTGTGAATGATAGAGATGAGCTGGAGATGCATGATCTGCTTCGGGATACAGGAAGGAATGTTGCGCGTAACAATGCTTCTACAAAGCCTGGAGAATTTAGTAGATTGTGGCTTCCAGAAGACATACTGGATGTTCTGAAGAATCACAGA GGAACAGAAGCGATTGAAGCTATCATCCCTCACAACCTTTACTTCCAGAATAAACTTGAGGGACAATCATTCACTACTGAAACATTCAAACAGATGAGTAAATTAAGATTTCTTTGCATCAGCAAGGTAAATCTTAGTGGTAGCTTCGAACAGATATTTGAAGATTTGAGGGTTCTCGTCTGGGACGGTTGCCCTTTGAAATATTTCCCTTCTGATTTTTACCCGGAAAAACTTGTTATTCTTGAGTTGGGGCAAAGCAATATGAGAACATTGTGGTCCCCTAACATG GTGTCTAATACTTTTAAAATGTTAAAGACTCTTAACATGTCATATTCCCAAGATTTAGTGAGAACTCCAGACTTCGGTAAATTACCATGTCTTGaaactttaaattttgaaaGCTGTGAAAACTTGAAGGAGGTCGACAAATCAATTGGAAGTTTGGACAGACTTGTTTCCTTAAATTTGATGGGGTGTGTGAAGCTAAGATGTCTTCCGTTCACCATTTGCAACTTGAGAGCATTGGAAGTTCTAACTACTAGTTGGTGCAGTAATCTGGAAGCTTTACCTATACAAATGGGCTACATTGAGTCCCTAACAAAGCTCGATGCTGGTACACTAAATATTTCAAGATTACCTGATTCAATTGGAAATTTTCCTAAGCTTGTTAAGTTGAATCTAAGCAATAACAAGAACCTTGAAACCCTTCCGGACACGATTGGCAACCTGAGATCATTGGAAAATCTTAATATTGATAGTTGCAGTGGTCTGAAAGCTTTGCCTAGCACAATTGGGGAGATTGAAACCCTGAAAAGAATTCATATGAGGGGACTAACTGTTTCAAACTTTCCAGATTCCATTGGGAAACTTTCTAAGCTTGTTAATTTGGATTTGAGTAGAAACCCGAACCTTGAAACCCTTCCAGACACCATTGGCAACCTAACAACCCTGGAAAGTCTTGATATTTCTGCATGTGGAAAACTAGAAACATTGCCAGATCATCTGTGGATGATGTCAAGCTTAACGGAGCTGGATGCAAGTTTTACTACTCTGTTAAAAGAGCTTCCTGACGTAGGATCAAATCAGATTGCGTTATCATTGCAAAACTTGAAATTATCTGATAGTGGCATCATTGCTCTCCCATCTGGTTTTAGTCAGCTGTCAAACTTAGAATCTCTTGTTCTTAGTTGCTGTGACCATCTGGTTTCCATTCCAAAACTTCCTCCTTCTCTCAAACATATCGATGCAAATAACTGCAAGTCTCTAGAAAGATTACCAAATCTGTGTGATTTGAAACAGCTGGAGAAATTGAACTTACGAGGTTGTAGGGGCTTGAAAGAGATTCTAGTCTTGAAAGAACTCACTGCTTTAAGAGAGCTTGATGTGACAGATTGTACTGGTCTGACAGAGATTCAAGGCTTAGCGGAACTTACTTCTATTAGAACACTTGGAATGGGAGGTCACTGCTGTCTTCTGGCATATAAGCATCTCACGAAACGTTTGTTTCAG GTATATTCTCAACTTGGGCATCAGATTAGTGTTTACGGTCCTCGACCTCTATACTGGAAAGGTGATACTCGATGGCCTGATTGGATTTTTGAATCACCGAATTGCAGTGGTCAGTCTACTAAATTCGACTCAACAATGTATGCACATTTGCTGCCAAATGAGTCGAACGATTTCATGGGGATGCTTCTATGTTTTAAAAGCCACCTGTACAATTATAGGCCAACATTTGGTTATTCTGTTGATAATACCACAAGTGGTTTTATATTGAGCGACAAGCTTAGTGTTCCTTCTGTCCGCGACTCGTTGATTGTGATAGTGCCGAAATCAGTATTCTCTGTCAGAGATGATGATAGCAAAGTTCAAGTAACAGCTGATAATGCATTAATTCTCGGGATTCATCTTCTGTACAAAGTTGACGACGTTGTGAGAGGCAATCTTCGAATCATCTAA
- the LOC108224849 gene encoding disease resistance protein RUN1 isoform X1: protein MFQRFTKAGTHNPQTPSTSDSPTHSAPTCWDVFLSFRGEDTRNNFTDHLHQTLLARGIQAFKDDLGLHRGEVISDALLAAIRESKTYVVVLSENFASSTWCLNELVEILNCCKTTQRLVIPVFYRIDPTVVRRQTGSFEKAFKKHRTWFGEETEKAKNWRLALKEIANFSGYHISINRGEASVIKEIVDELLLKINPKTMNVTRYAVGLDSRVKDIATLLSRDTEGVTKFGIYGMGGVGKTTLAKAVYNQLLESGRFKGSCFLADVRETSQTTEGLVSLQKQLIVDVHNGKTKVEVHNVDQGITFIRERISSAKVLVLIDDIYDLRQYKSLAGPFASGSVVIITTRDEEMLEKLHVEPEYRYLLKVLNKAQSRELFTKYAFEKAERHINLLALTEDILDLASGLPLALKIFGSHLSTKKEEGWKSYIETLRQHPNSTVGQKLVISLDALHSEDPMLKEIFLDIACFFIGWKKENAVKVMETSYSYTDVKIDTLKKRCLLTVNDRDELEMHDLLRDTGRNVARNNASTKPGEFSRLWLPEDILDVLKNHRGTEAIEAIIPHNLYFQNKLEGQSFTTETFKQMSKLRFLCISKVNLSGSFEQIFEDLRVLVWDGCPLKYFPSDFYPEKLVILELGQSNMRTLWSPNMVSNTFKMLKTLNMSYSQDLVRTPDFGKLPCLETLNFESCENLKEVDKSIGSLDRLVSLNLMGCVKLRCLPFTICNLRALEVLTTSWCSNLEALPIQMGYIESLTKLDAGTLNISRLPDSIGNFPKLVKLNLSNNKNLETLPDTIGNLRSLENLNIDSCSGLKALPSTIGEIETLKRIHMRGLTVSNFPDSIGKLSKLVNLDLSRNPNLETLPDTIGNLTTLESLDISACGKLETLPDHLWMMSSLTELDASFTTLLKELPDVGSNQIALSLQNLKLSDSGIIALPSGFSQLSNLESLVLSCCDHLVSIPKLPPSLKHIDANNCKSLERLPNLCDLKQLEKLNLRGCRGLKEILVLKELTALRELDVTDCTGLTEIQGLAELTSIRTLGMGGHCCLLAYKHLTKRLFQVYSQLGHQISVYGPRPLYWKGDTRWPDWIFESPNCSGQSTKFDSTMYAHLLPNESNDFMGMLLCFKSHLYNYRPTFGYSVDNTTSGFILSDKLSVPSVRDSLIVIVPKSVFSVRDDDSKVQVTADNALILGIHLLYKVDDVVRGNLRII, encoded by the exons ATGTTTCAAAGATTCACAAAAGCTGGGACACATAATCCTCAAACTCCATCCACTTCTGATTCTCCAACTCACTCGGCTCCTACTTGCTGGGACGTTTTCTTGAGCTTCCGCGGTGAGGACACTCGTAATAACTTCACCGACCATCTGCACCAGACGCTACTTGCTCGTGGAATTCAAGCATTTAAGGATGATTTGGGGCTGCACAGGGGCGAAGTCATCTCAGATGCTTTGCTAGCTGCTATCAGAGAATCCAAAACTTACGTTGTTGTCTTGTCTGAAAATTTTGCCTCTTCAACTTGGTGCCTCAACGAGCTGGTAGAGATACTCAATTGTTGCAAGACAACGCAGAGATTGGTCATTCCTGTGTTTTACAGAATTGATCCGACAGTTGTGCGACGGCAAACTGGGAGTTTTGAAAAAGCTTTCAAGAAACATCGAACTTGGTTTGGGGAAGAAACAGAGAAAGCGAAGAATTGGCGGCTTGCACTCAAGGAAATTGCCAACTTTTCTGGATACCATATTTCCATTAACag GGGTGAAGCTTCTGTTATCAAAGAAATTGTGGATGAGCTTCTACTCAAAATTAATCCCAAGACTATGAATGTCACCAGATATGCAGTTGGATTAGATTCTCGTGTTAAAGACATAGCAACATTGTTGAGCCGTGACACAGAAGGCGTCACTAAGTTTGGTATATATGGTATGGGAGGTGTGGGCAAAACAACACTTGCCAAAGCTGTTTATAATCAGCTCCTGGAAAGTGGAAGGTTTAAGGGCAGCTGCTTCCTCGCTGACGTTAGGGAAACTTCTCAGACAACAGAAGGCCTGGTCTCTTTGCAAAAACAACTTATTGTTGATGTTCATAATGGTAAAACAAAAGTCGAGGTTCACAATGTTGACCAAGGAATTACTTTTATAAGAGAAAGGATCAGTTCAGCAAAGGTTCTGGTTCTTATTGATGATATATACGATCTTCGACAATATAAATCTTTAGCAGGACCATTCGCTTCTGGGAGTGTAGTTATTATAACTACAAGAGATGAAGAGATGCTAGAAAAACTTCACGTAGAACCAGAATATCGATACTTGTTAAAGGTGTTGAATAAAGCTCAGTCAAGGGAACTATTTACCAAATATGCATTTGAAAAGGCTGAGAGACACATCAATCTATTGGCCTTGACTGAAGACATTCTAGATCTTGCTAGTGGGCTTCCTCTGGCTCTCAAGATATTTGGATCCCATTTATCGACTAAGAAAGAGGAAGGTTGGAAATCATACATAGAGACTTTGCGCCAACATCCAAATAGCACTGTTGGGCAGAAACTTGTAATTAGCTTGGATGCCTTACACTCGGAGGATCCTATGCTAAAGGAAATATTCCTAGACATTGCTTGCTTTTTCATCGGGTGGAAGAAAGAGAATGCGGTTAAAGTAATGGAAACTTCTTATTCCTACACAGATGTAAAGATCGACACTCTTAAAAAAAGATGTTTACTCACTGTGAATGATAGAGATGAGCTGGAGATGCATGATCTGCTTCGGGATACAGGAAGGAATGTTGCGCGTAACAATGCTTCTACAAAGCCTGGAGAATTTAGTAGATTGTGGCTTCCAGAAGACATACTGGATGTTCTGAAGAATCACAGA GGAACAGAAGCGATTGAAGCTATCATCCCTCACAACCTTTACTTCCAGAATAAACTTGAGGGACAATCATTCACTACTGAAACATTCAAACAGATGAGTAAATTAAGATTTCTTTGCATCAGCAAGGTAAATCTTAGTGGTAGCTTCGAACAGATATTTGAAGATTTGAGGGTTCTCGTCTGGGACGGTTGCCCTTTGAAATATTTCCCTTCTGATTTTTACCCGGAAAAACTTGTTATTCTTGAGTTGGGGCAAAGCAATATGAGAACATTGTGGTCCCCTAACATG GTGTCTAATACTTTTAAAATGTTAAAGACTCTTAACATGTCATATTCCCAAGATTTAGTGAGAACTCCAGACTTCGGTAAATTACCATGTCTTGaaactttaaattttgaaaGCTGTGAAAACTTGAAGGAGGTCGACAAATCAATTGGAAGTTTGGACAGACTTGTTTCCTTAAATTTGATGGGGTGTGTGAAGCTAAGATGTCTTCCGTTCACCATTTGCAACTTGAGAGCATTGGAAGTTCTAACTACTAGTTGGTGCAGTAATCTGGAAGCTTTACCTATACAAATGGGCTACATTGAGTCCCTAACAAAGCTCGATGCTGGTACACTAAATATTTCAAGATTACCTGATTCAATTGGAAATTTTCCTAAGCTTGTTAAGTTGAATCTAAGCAATAACAAGAACCTTGAAACCCTTCCGGACACGATTGGCAACCTGAGATCATTGGAAAATCTTAATATTGATAGTTGCAGTGGTCTGAAAGCTTTGCCTAGCACAATTGGGGAGATTGAAACCCTGAAAAGAATTCATATGAGGGGACTAACTGTTTCAAACTTTCCAGATTCCATTGGGAAACTTTCTAAGCTTGTTAATTTGGATTTGAGTAGAAACCCGAACCTTGAAACCCTTCCAGACACCATTGGCAACCTAACAACCCTGGAAAGTCTTGATATTTCTGCATGTGGAAAACTAGAAACATTGCCAGATCATCTGTGGATGATGTCAAGCTTAACGGAGCTGGATGCAAGTTTTACTACTCTGTTAAAAGAGCTTCCTGACGTAGGATCAAATCAGATTGCGTTATCATTGCAAAACTTGAAATTATCTGATAGTGGCATCATTGCTCTCCCATCTGGTTTTAGTCAGCTGTCAAACTTAGAATCTCTTGTTCTTAGTTGCTGTGACCATCTGGTTTCCATTCCAAAACTTCCTCCTTCTCTCAAACATATCGATGCAAATAACTGCAAGTCTCTAGAAAGATTACCAAATCTGTGTGATTTGAAACAGCTGGAGAAATTGAACTTACGAGGTTGTAGGGGCTTGAAAGAGATTCTAGTCTTGAAAGAACTCACTGCTTTAAGAGAGCTTGATGTGACAGATTGTACTGGTCTGACAGAGATTCAAGGCTTAGCGGAACTTACTTCTATTAGAACACTTGGAATGGGAGGTCACTGCTGTCTTCTGGCATATAAGCATCTCACGAAACGTTTGTTTCAG GTATATTCTCAACTTGGGCATCAGATTAGTGTTTACGGTCCTCGACCTCTATACTGGAAAGGTGATACTCGATGGCCTGATTGGATTTTTGAATCACCGAATTGCAGTGGTCAGTCTACTAAATTCGACTCAACAATGTATGCACATTTGCTGCCAAATGAGTCGAACGATTTCATGGGGATGCTTCTATGTTTTAAAAGCCACCTGTACAATTATAGGCCAACATTTGGTTATTCTGTTGATAATACCACAAGTGGTTTTATATTGAGCGACAAGCTTAGTGTTCCTTCTGTCCGCGACTCGTTGATTGTGATAGTGCCGAAATCAGTATTCTCTGTCAGAGATGATGATAGCAAAGTTCAAGTAACAGCTGATAATGCATTAATTCTCGGGATTCATCTTCTGTACAAAGTTGACGACGTTGTGAGAGGCAATCTTCGAATCATCTAA